One Ochotona princeps isolate mOchPri1 chromosome 7, mOchPri1.hap1, whole genome shotgun sequence genomic window carries:
- the LOC101519317 gene encoding alpha-S2-casein-like → MKFFIFACLLAVALAKPNMEQYFSSEETLANSQEVSSSLENICTTSCEEPIKSTRKMVNAEVTKEMKYNEFYRKLDFLQYLQALYQYPMVMNPWTQTALRTLIPNMDREQLSNSEQYEQEMDVVMQTSEEIPETTADTESTEVFTQKTEMTEEEKNLLKYLDQMSQYYQLNLPQYLQDVRHFQKPITPWNYFRKIAYQSAPTLAVTEEMYPIANTAN, encoded by the exons ATGAAGTTCTTCATCtttgcctgcctcctggctgttgCTCTTGCAAAGCCT aatATGGAGCAATATTTTTCCAGTGAG GAAACTCTTGCCAACTCCCAAGAAGTAAGTTCAAGCTTA gAGAACATTTGCACCACATCCTGTGAG GAACCCATAAAGAGTACCAGGAAAATG GTAAATGCCGAAGTTACCAAAGAG ATGAAATACAATGAATTTTATCGGAAGCTGGACTTCCTCCAATATCTCCAGGCTCTTTACCAATATCCGATGGTTATGAACCCATGGACTCAAACTGCATTGAGGACCCTTATTCCCAACATG gACAGAGAACAACTCTCCAACAGTGAG CAATACGAGCAGGAAATGGATGTGGTCATGCAAACCAGTGAG gaaatcccagagacAACTGCTGATACG gaATCAACTGAAGTATTCACTCAG aAAACTGAGATGActgaagaagaaaagaatttGCTAAAATATCTG GACCAAATGAGCCAATACTACCAGCTTAATCTTCCCCAATATCTACAAGATGTTCGTCATTTTCAGAAACCCATAACCCCATGGAATTATTTCAGGAAAATTGCTTACCAAAGTGCCCCCACTCTG GCAGTCACAGAAGAAATGTATCCTATTGCCAATACAGCAAACTAA